From the Theobroma cacao cultivar B97-61/B2 chromosome 2, Criollo_cocoa_genome_V2, whole genome shotgun sequence genome, one window contains:
- the LOC18609570 gene encoding uncharacterized protein LOC18609570, with protein sequence MESGQMPKKDLKVEIPSEAEMIAGGVESHAAAAISGQGASGISRQPSVTKTNCLCSPTTHAGSFRCRLHRAPSLQRTKSIDSQSASLRDSTSKANSATAE encoded by the coding sequence ATGGAGAGTGGGCAGATGCCAAAGAAGGATCTGAAGGTGGAGATTCCATCAGAGGCTGAAATGATAGCTGGTGGTGTCGAGTCTCATGCCGCAGCAGCGATATCAGGGCAAGGTGCGTCTGGAATTAGCAGACAGCCGAGTGTTACAAAGACCAATTGCCTGTGCTCTCCAACCACGCATGCTGGTTCATTCCGTTGCAGGCTTCATCGGGCCCCAAGTCTCCAGCGGACCAAAAGCATTGATTCTCAATCCGCATCCCTTCGGGATTCTACATCTAAGGCTAATTCTGCCACCGCTGAATGA